A window from Mangifera indica cultivar Alphonso chromosome 2, CATAS_Mindica_2.1, whole genome shotgun sequence encodes these proteins:
- the LOC123203337 gene encoding GPI-anchored protein LLG1-like, translating into MELGLSRSMCSILFVFLFVGLSSSAFIAVIECVAVFDNYADDVFGSHAGRNLGQAKNDCPVDFKSLDFTILTSQCKGPKFAPASCCKAFKEYACPYADAINDPTTDCAAVLFNYIRQMGHYPPGVFRAQCREGKNVKLSPGFFT; encoded by the exons ATGGAGTTGGGTTTGAGTAGAAGCATGTGCTCAATTCTCTTTGTATTTCTGTTCGTGGGTTTATCTTCTTCTGCTTTCATTGCAG TGATTGAATGTGTTGCCGTTTTTGATAATTATGCAGATGATGTGTTTGGATCTCATGCAGGCAGAAACCTTGGTCAAGCTAAGAATG ATTGCCCTGTGGACTTCAAGTCTCTGGATTTCACCATCCTTACAAGCCAATGCAAAGGACCAAAGTTCGCACCCGCTAGCTGTTGTAAGGCTTTTAAGGAATACGCCTGCCCTTATGCCGATGCAATCAACGACCCAACAACAGATTGCGCTGCAGTCTTGTTCAACTACATTAGGCAAATGGGACATTACCCTCCTGGTGTTTTTCGAGCCCAGTGTCGGGAAG GTAAAAATGTGAAGCTTTCGCCTGGTTTTTTCACCTAG